A genome region from Alistipes dispar includes the following:
- a CDS encoding GH92 family glycosyl hydrolase has protein sequence MKNLNESCRLRQRLPLKRFALSAAAALFALSAATAQERDYVQYVNTLQGTDSRFELSYGNTYPTTAMPYAMHTWSAQTGPNGEGWKYQYSVDKIRGFQQAHQCSPWMSDYAVYSLMPEVGKLVVDEEARASKFSHTNEIGKPHYYKVTLDNGITTEMAPTTRGVHLRFTYPRKGGAAYLVLDGYFAQSEVKIDPEKRRITGWVNNQRFVNHPETFRNYFVIEFDKPFEEWGTWENRKDEVFAGKTEGAGDGYGAYVRFKPGTKVQAKAASSYISPEQALVTLERELGADKTLEATKKRGAATWNALLGRIDVEGGTDEEIRTFYSCLFRANLFSRKFYERDAEGNPYYYSPYDGKVHAGYMYTDNGFWDTFRSQFPLTNILHPTMQGRYMQALLAAQEQCGWLPSWSAPGETGGMLGNHSISLLTDAWVKGIRTFDPAKALEAYAHEAMNKGPWGGANGRAGWKEYWQLGYVPYPESMGSTAQTLEYAYDDFCAWQLARMTGNKFYEEIFARVMYNYRNVFDHESGFMRGRLKDGSWLSPFDPYEWGGPYCEGNAWHYNWSVFHDVQGLINLYGSDETFTQKIDSVFTRPNIIKPGTYGGMIHEMKEMQLAEMGQYAHGNQPIQHMIYMYSYAGQPWKTQYWSRQITSRLYNSSERGYPGDEDQGGMSSWYILSSLGIYSVCPGTDQYVLGSPVFRKATITMEDGRKFTIEAAGNSPENVYIQSATLNGKPLEKNWITYGDIARGGVMRFEMGPEPNKSRCTSKEASPFSLSRPE, from the coding sequence ATGAAAAACCTGAACGAAAGCTGCCGACTCCGGCAGCGGCTTCCTCTGAAGCGATTCGCCCTGTCGGCCGCCGCGGCACTCTTCGCCCTGTCGGCCGCCACGGCGCAGGAGCGCGACTACGTGCAGTACGTGAACACGCTCCAGGGAACCGATTCGCGGTTCGAACTGAGCTACGGCAACACCTATCCCACCACGGCGATGCCCTACGCCATGCACACCTGGTCGGCGCAGACCGGCCCGAACGGCGAAGGGTGGAAATACCAGTACTCCGTGGACAAGATCCGCGGCTTCCAGCAGGCCCACCAGTGCAGCCCGTGGATGAGCGACTACGCCGTCTATTCGCTCATGCCCGAGGTCGGCAAGCTGGTCGTGGACGAGGAGGCGCGCGCCTCGAAGTTCAGCCATACGAACGAGATCGGCAAGCCCCACTACTACAAGGTGACGCTCGACAACGGCATCACGACCGAAATGGCGCCCACCACGCGCGGCGTGCACCTGCGCTTCACCTATCCCCGGAAGGGCGGTGCGGCCTATCTGGTGCTCGACGGCTACTTCGCCCAGAGCGAGGTGAAGATCGACCCCGAGAAGCGGCGCATCACGGGCTGGGTCAATAACCAGCGCTTCGTGAACCATCCGGAGACCTTCCGCAACTACTTCGTCATCGAGTTCGACAAGCCCTTCGAGGAGTGGGGCACGTGGGAGAACCGCAAGGACGAGGTCTTCGCGGGCAAGACCGAGGGCGCGGGCGACGGCTACGGAGCCTACGTGCGCTTCAAGCCCGGCACGAAGGTGCAGGCCAAGGCCGCCTCGTCCTACATCAGCCCCGAGCAGGCGCTCGTAACGCTCGAACGCGAGCTGGGCGCCGACAAGACGCTCGAGGCGACCAAGAAGCGCGGCGCGGCGACGTGGAACGCCCTGCTGGGCCGCATCGACGTGGAGGGCGGCACGGACGAGGAGATCCGAACCTTCTACTCGTGCCTGTTCCGCGCCAACCTCTTCTCGCGCAAGTTCTACGAGCGCGACGCCGAGGGCAACCCCTACTATTACAGCCCCTACGACGGCAAGGTGCACGCAGGGTACATGTACACCGACAACGGCTTCTGGGACACGTTCCGCTCGCAGTTCCCGCTGACGAACATCCTGCACCCCACCATGCAGGGCCGCTACATGCAGGCGCTGCTGGCCGCGCAGGAGCAGTGCGGCTGGCTCCCCTCGTGGTCCGCTCCGGGCGAGACGGGCGGCATGCTCGGCAACCACTCGATTTCGCTGCTGACGGACGCCTGGGTCAAGGGCATCCGCACGTTCGACCCGGCCAAAGCCCTCGAAGCCTATGCCCACGAAGCGATGAACAAGGGCCCGTGGGGCGGCGCCAACGGCCGCGCCGGATGGAAGGAGTACTGGCAGCTGGGCTACGTCCCCTATCCCGAGTCGATGGGTTCGACGGCCCAGACGCTCGAATACGCCTACGACGACTTCTGCGCCTGGCAGCTGGCCCGCATGACCGGCAACAAATTCTACGAGGAGATCTTCGCCCGCGTCATGTATAACTACCGCAACGTCTTCGACCACGAGTCGGGCTTCATGCGCGGACGCCTCAAGGACGGCTCGTGGCTCTCGCCGTTCGATCCCTACGAGTGGGGCGGCCCCTACTGCGAAGGCAACGCATGGCACTACAACTGGTCGGTCTTCCACGACGTGCAGGGACTGATCAACCTCTACGGCAGCGACGAGACGTTCACGCAGAAGATCGACTCGGTGTTCACCCGTCCGAACATCATCAAGCCGGGAACCTACGGCGGCATGATCCACGAGATGAAGGAGATGCAGCTGGCCGAAATGGGCCAGTACGCCCACGGCAACCAGCCCATCCAGCACATGATCTACATGTACAGCTATGCCGGACAGCCCTGGAAGACGCAGTACTGGTCACGCCAGATCACCTCGCGCCTCTACAACTCCTCCGAGCGCGGATACCCGGGCGACGAGGACCAGGGCGGCATGTCGTCGTGGTACATCCTCAGCTCGCTGGGCATCTACAGCGTATGCCCCGGCACGGACCAGTACGTGCTCGGCAGCCCCGTCTTCCGCAAGGCGACGATCACGATGGAGGACGGCAGGAAGTTCACCATCGAGGCCGCCGGCAACTCGCCCGAAAACGTCTATATCCAGTCCGCCACGCTCAACGGCAAACCGCTGGAGAAGAACTGGATCACCTACGGAGACATCGCCCGGGGCGGCGTCATGCGTTTCGAGATGGGCCCCGAGCCCAACAAGAGCCGCTGCACGTCGAAGGAGGCTTCGCCCTTCTCGCTCTCCCGGCCCGAATAA
- a CDS encoding GH92 family glycosyl hydrolase, with product MHNYLTQATLLFALAAPAAGLTGCCAREGAAAEGFDAARYVNPFIGASTSTAAAGVYHGLGKTFPGATTPFGMVQVSPNTITGGDNSPGYSYEHTTIEGFAFTQMNGVGWFGELGNLLVMPTTGPLQKIAGKEDGSIAGYRSHYDKTTETARAGYYAADLTDYGIRVESSATPHCGILRFTFPENDLSRIQIDLARRVGGTSERQYVEVIDDRTIAGWMKCTPATGGWGNGEGHADYTIYFYAQLSEPMRQHGFWSADIPDTWVRKKDEVVSIPYLQRVAQAPVVTGERQIEGKHIGFYTEFPTREGQQVEFKAGISFVDMEGARKNFEAEIASKTFDEVAGEAYAQWNRELSRIRIEGGTDEEKTIFYTALYHTMIDPRIYTDTDGRYMGADGKPRSTEGRFTKRTVFSGWDVFRSQMPLQTIINPELVDDLLASLTTMAQESGREYFERWEIVNAYSGCMLGNPALSVLADAYAKGIRGYDVERAYRYAVNTSRLFGNDSLGYTPSDLCISHTLEYAYTDWCVSQLAARLGKTEDAKAFAQKSRAYRNIFDREKGWFRPRRADGSWAPWPENARTTEWYGCIESTPYQQGWFVPHDVEGMVELMGGREAVLADLNEFFEKAPADMHWNAYYNHANEPVHLVPFLFNRLGEPWSTQRWTRFICRQAYADKVEGIVGNEDAGQMSAWYVLAAAGIHPACPGDTRMEITSPVFDRIEFRLDPRYAQGGTFAVVAHDNSPENIYIQRAVLNGEELAASHIDFAQIAAGGTLELYMGPEPNRQWGIDKPTER from the coding sequence ATGCATAACTACCTCACCCAAGCGACTCTGCTTTTCGCACTGGCGGCCCCGGCGGCGGGGCTCACCGGCTGCTGCGCCCGGGAGGGCGCTGCCGCCGAAGGATTCGACGCGGCCCGTTACGTGAACCCCTTCATCGGCGCGAGCACCAGCACGGCCGCCGCAGGCGTCTATCACGGTCTGGGCAAGACCTTCCCGGGGGCCACGACGCCCTTCGGCATGGTGCAGGTCAGCCCGAACACCATCACGGGCGGCGACAACAGCCCCGGATACAGTTACGAACACACCACGATCGAAGGCTTCGCCTTCACGCAGATGAACGGCGTGGGATGGTTCGGCGAGCTGGGCAACCTGCTCGTCATGCCCACCACGGGCCCGCTGCAAAAGATCGCGGGCAAGGAGGACGGCTCGATCGCCGGCTACCGCTCGCACTACGACAAAACCACCGAAACGGCCCGTGCGGGTTACTACGCGGCCGACCTGACGGACTACGGCATCCGGGTCGAAAGCTCGGCCACGCCCCACTGCGGCATCCTGCGCTTCACCTTCCCCGAGAACGACCTCTCGCGCATCCAGATCGACCTGGCGCGCCGCGTGGGCGGCACTTCGGAGCGGCAGTACGTCGAGGTGATCGACGACCGCACGATCGCCGGATGGATGAAGTGCACCCCGGCCACGGGCGGCTGGGGCAACGGCGAGGGACACGCCGACTACACGATCTACTTCTATGCGCAGTTGAGCGAACCGATGCGGCAGCACGGCTTCTGGAGCGCCGACATCCCCGACACCTGGGTACGCAAGAAGGACGAGGTGGTGAGCATCCCCTACCTGCAACGCGTCGCCCAGGCCCCGGTCGTCACCGGCGAACGGCAGATCGAGGGCAAGCACATCGGTTTCTACACCGAATTCCCGACCCGCGAAGGGCAGCAGGTGGAGTTCAAGGCGGGCATCTCGTTCGTGGACATGGAGGGAGCGCGCAAAAACTTCGAGGCGGAAATCGCCTCGAAAACCTTCGACGAGGTGGCCGGCGAAGCCTATGCGCAGTGGAACCGCGAACTGAGCCGCATCCGCATCGAGGGCGGCACGGACGAGGAGAAGACGATCTTCTACACGGCGCTCTACCATACGATGATCGACCCGCGCATCTACACCGACACCGACGGCCGCTACATGGGCGCCGACGGCAAGCCCCGTTCGACCGAAGGCCGCTTCACCAAGCGGACCGTGTTCAGCGGATGGGACGTCTTCCGCAGCCAGATGCCGTTGCAGACGATCATCAACCCCGAACTGGTGGACGACCTGCTCGCTTCGCTGACGACGATGGCCCAGGAGAGCGGTCGGGAGTACTTCGAACGGTGGGAGATCGTGAACGCCTACTCGGGCTGCATGCTCGGCAACCCGGCGCTGTCGGTGCTCGCCGACGCCTATGCCAAGGGCATCCGGGGCTACGACGTCGAACGCGCCTACCGCTACGCGGTCAATACCTCGCGCCTGTTCGGCAACGACTCGCTGGGCTACACCCCCTCGGACCTCTGCATTTCCCACACGCTCGAATACGCCTACACCGACTGGTGCGTCTCGCAGTTGGCCGCACGGCTCGGCAAGACGGAGGACGCGAAGGCCTTCGCGCAGAAGAGCCGAGCCTACCGCAACATCTTCGACAGGGAGAAGGGCTGGTTCCGTCCGCGCCGCGCCGACGGCTCGTGGGCCCCGTGGCCGGAGAACGCCCGCACGACGGAGTGGTACGGCTGCATCGAATCGACCCCCTACCAGCAGGGATGGTTCGTGCCGCACGACGTCGAAGGCATGGTGGAGCTGATGGGCGGCCGCGAGGCCGTGCTGGCCGACCTGAACGAATTCTTCGAGAAGGCCCCCGCGGACATGCACTGGAACGCCTACTACAACCACGCCAACGAACCCGTGCACCTCGTGCCGTTCCTCTTCAACCGGCTGGGCGAGCCGTGGTCCACGCAGCGCTGGACGCGCTTCATCTGCCGCCAGGCCTACGCCGACAAGGTCGAGGGCATCGTGGGCAACGAGGACGCCGGCCAGATGTCGGCCTGGTACGTGCTCGCCGCGGCGGGCATCCATCCCGCCTGCCCGGGCGACACGCGCATGGAGATCACCAGCCCCGTGTTCGACCGCATCGAATTCAGACTCGACCCCCGCTACGCGCAGGGCGGAACGTTCGCCGTCGTGGCGCACGACAACTCGCCCGAGAACATCTACATCCAGCGCGCCGTGCTGAACGGCGAAGAGCTCGCGGCCTCGCACATCGACTTCGCGCAGATCGCCGCGGGCGGCACGCTCGAACTCTACATGGGCCCCGAGCCGAACCGGCAGTGGGGCATCGACAAACCGACCGAAAGGTAA